In Pseudomonas rhizosphaerae, one DNA window encodes the following:
- a CDS encoding phospholipase D-like domain-containing protein gives MGGPVFPWRNSSEFELLVDGPQFFPRMLERIGQAEHSIDVELYLVEAGACAQAVVQALHAAAVRGVHVRCLFDHYGSLAFTAELRAQLTDAGVELRFYNPISWRRGVRNLYRDHRKLLLVDQQWAMVGGTGVTDEFWQPEQSVSEWHEVMVAITGTLVADWQMLFDRQWRANLRRTAWRPPTHFGLARVPPMPEGGQGLGRVAYADARQHRDILQSLVRALNSGQRRIWLATPYFLPTWKVRRSLRRAASRGIDVRLLLTGPRTDHPSVRYAGHNYYPKLLKAGVKIYEYQPCFLHLKMVLIDDWVSVGSCNFDHWNLRFNLEANLEALDPSLTEAVERSFTTDFAASHEVSLRDWRRRPLWGRVQQRIFGWMDRLSVAVFRRRG, from the coding sequence ATGGGCGGGCCGGTGTTTCCATGGCGCAATTCCAGTGAATTCGAACTGCTCGTCGATGGGCCGCAGTTCTTCCCGCGCATGCTCGAACGCATTGGCCAGGCCGAGCACAGCATCGACGTCGAACTGTATCTGGTGGAAGCCGGTGCCTGTGCCCAGGCCGTGGTCCAGGCACTGCACGCGGCCGCGGTGCGTGGTGTGCATGTGCGATGCCTGTTCGACCATTACGGCTCGCTGGCTTTCACCGCCGAACTGCGCGCCCAGCTGACCGATGCCGGTGTGGAGCTGCGCTTCTATAATCCGATCAGCTGGCGGCGCGGCGTGCGCAATCTCTATCGAGACCATCGCAAGCTGCTGCTGGTGGACCAGCAGTGGGCCATGGTCGGCGGCACCGGTGTGACCGACGAATTCTGGCAACCGGAGCAGAGCGTCAGCGAATGGCACGAAGTGATGGTCGCCATCACCGGCACTCTGGTCGCTGACTGGCAGATGCTGTTCGACCGCCAATGGCGCGCCAACCTGCGGCGTACGGCCTGGCGCCCGCCCACTCATTTCGGCCTGGCGCGGGTGCCGCCCATGCCCGAAGGCGGCCAGGGATTGGGGCGGGTGGCCTATGCCGATGCGCGGCAGCATCGCGACATCCTGCAATCGCTGGTGCGCGCGCTCAACAGCGGTCAGCGGCGCATCTGGCTGGCGACGCCGTATTTCCTGCCGACCTGGAAGGTGCGCCGCTCGCTGCGCCGCGCCGCCAGTCGCGGTATCGATGTGCGACTGCTGCTCACCGGCCCGCGCACCGATCACCCATCGGTGCGTTATGCCGGGCACAACTACTACCCCAAGCTGCTCAAGGCCGGGGTCAAGATCTACGAATACCAGCCGTGTTTTCTGCACTTGAAGATGGTCTTGATCGATGACTGGGTCAGTGTCGGCTCGTGCAACTTCGACCATTGGAACCTGCGCTTCAACCTGGAAGCCAACCTCGAGGCGCTGGACCCCAGCCTGACCGAGGCGGTCGAGCGCAGCTTCACCACCGACTTTGCCGCCAGCCACGAGGTCAGCCTGCGCGACTGGCGTCGTCGACCATTGTGGGGGCGCGTCCAGCAGCGGATCTTCGGCTGGATGGATCGGTTGAGCGTGGCCGTGTTCCGGCGCCGGGGCTGA
- a CDS encoding MFS transporter, with product MNRPANAAGVCLDVQTLINDRPLSRYQWRVVILCFLIVFLDGLDTAAMGFIAPALSQEWGIDRASLGPVMSAALIGMVFGALGSGPLADRFGRKLVLVGAVLVFGGFSLASAYSGNVDQLLILRFLTGLGLGAGMPNATTLLSEYTPERFRSLLVTSMFCGFNLGMAGGGFMSAKLIPAFGWHSLLLLGGVLPLLLAVVLMIWLPESARYLVVRNKAVEKIRRTLAPIDPEQVARAERFSVPEQRTVKASNVLAVIFSGTYRAGTLLLWLTYFMGLVIVYLLTSWLPTLMRDSGASLEQAAFIGALFQFGGVLSAVGVGWAMDRFNPHKVIATFYLLAGVFAYAVGQSLGNITLLATLVLIAGMCVNGAQSAMPSLAARFYPTQGRATGVSWMLGIGRFGAILGAWMGATLLGLGWNFEQVLTALVVPAVLATVALLIKSRVSHADAT from the coding sequence ATGAACAGACCTGCCAACGCTGCAGGGGTGTGCCTGGATGTGCAGACCCTGATCAATGACCGACCGCTGTCGCGCTACCAATGGCGCGTGGTCATCCTGTGTTTCCTGATCGTCTTTCTGGATGGGCTGGACACTGCCGCCATGGGCTTCATCGCACCTGCGCTGTCGCAGGAGTGGGGCATCGACCGCGCCAGCCTCGGACCGGTGATGAGCGCCGCATTGATCGGCATGGTGTTCGGCGCCCTGGGCTCCGGGCCGTTGGCGGATCGATTCGGACGCAAGCTGGTGCTGGTCGGCGCCGTGCTGGTGTTCGGCGGGTTCAGCCTGGCGTCGGCCTACAGCGGCAACGTCGATCAGCTGTTGATCCTGCGCTTTCTCACCGGGCTGGGACTGGGCGCCGGCATGCCCAACGCCACTACGCTGTTGTCCGAATACACCCCGGAGCGCTTTCGTTCGCTGCTGGTGACCAGCATGTTCTGCGGGTTCAACCTCGGCATGGCCGGCGGCGGGTTCATGTCCGCCAAGCTGATTCCCGCCTTCGGTTGGCACAGTCTGCTGTTGCTCGGTGGCGTGCTGCCGTTGCTGCTGGCGGTGGTGTTGATGATCTGGCTGCCCGAGTCGGCGCGCTATCTGGTGGTGCGCAACAAGGCCGTGGAAAAAATACGTCGCACGCTTGCGCCGATCGACCCGGAGCAAGTGGCGCGGGCCGAGCGTTTCAGCGTGCCTGAACAGCGAACCGTCAAGGCAAGCAACGTGCTGGCGGTGATCTTTTCGGGCACTTACCGCGCGGGCACGCTGCTGCTGTGGCTGACCTATTTCATGGGCCTGGTAATCGTCTACCTGTTGACCAGCTGGCTGCCGACCTTGATGCGCGATAGCGGCGCCAGCCTTGAGCAGGCTGCGTTCATCGGCGCACTGTTCCAGTTCGGCGGTGTGCTGAGTGCCGTGGGCGTGGGCTGGGCCATGGACCGGTTCAACCCGCACAAGGTCATTGCCACGTTCTACCTGCTCGCTGGGGTGTTCGCCTACGCGGTCGGGCAAAGCCTGGGCAACATCACGCTGCTGGCGACGCTGGTGCTGATCGCTGGCATGTGCGTCAACGGCGCGCAGTCGGCCATGCCGTCGCTAGCCGCGCGCTTCTACCCCACGCAAGGGCGTGCCACCGGTGTGTCCTGGATGCTGGGCATCGGTCGGTTCGGCGCGATCTTGGGCGCCTGGATGGGCGCGACCTTGCTCGGCCTGGGCTGGAATTTCGAACAGGTGCTGACCGCGCTGGTGGTTCCTGCCGTTCTGGCGACCGTGGCGTTGTTGATCAAGAGTCGCGTCAGCCACGCCGACGCGACCTGA
- a CDS encoding inorganic phosphate transporter, with protein MIELFSALDAWVLISLFLALAFVLTFEFINGFHDTANAVATVIYTKAMPPHLAVFLSGIFNFLGVLLGGVGVAYAIVHLLPVELLINVNTGHGLAMVFSLLAAAITWNLGTWYFGIPASSSHTLIGSILGVGLANALINDIPLGDGVNWQKAIDIGASLVFSPIAGFVAAALVLIGLKWWRPASKMHKTPEQRRKLDDKKHPPFWNRLVLVLSAMAVSFVHGSNDGQKGIGLIMLVLIGIVPQQFVLDLNATTYQIERTRDATQHLSQFYQRNQATLGEFLALGKAQQGDLPEKFSCNPQQTEPTIAALLSTLEGVSDYHSLPAERRIEVRRYLLCLDDTAKKVGKLPALEPREKSDLEKLRKDLTATTEYSPFWVILAVALALGIGTMVGWKRVVLTIGEKIGKQGMTYAQGMSAQIVTACAIGAANVFSLPVSTTHILSSGVAGTMVANKSGLQGGTVRTIMLAWVLTLPASMGLAAGLFWLASQLVG; from the coding sequence ATGATCGAATTATTCAGCGCACTGGATGCGTGGGTGTTGATCAGCCTGTTCTTAGCGCTGGCGTTCGTCCTCACCTTCGAATTCATCAACGGCTTTCATGACACCGCCAACGCGGTGGCCACAGTCATCTATACCAAGGCCATGCCGCCGCATCTGGCGGTGTTCCTGTCCGGTATCTTCAACTTCCTCGGCGTGTTGCTGGGCGGCGTCGGCGTGGCCTATGCGATCGTCCACCTACTGCCGGTCGAGTTGCTGATCAACGTCAACACCGGACACGGCCTGGCCATGGTGTTCTCGCTGCTGGCCGCGGCCATTACCTGGAACCTGGGCACCTGGTACTTCGGCATTCCGGCGTCCAGCTCGCATACCCTGATCGGCTCGATCCTGGGTGTGGGCCTGGCCAATGCCCTGATCAACGACATTCCCCTGGGCGACGGCGTCAACTGGCAGAAAGCGATCGATATCGGCGCCTCGCTGGTGTTCTCGCCCATTGCCGGCTTCGTCGCGGCGGCCCTGGTGCTGATCGGTCTGAAGTGGTGGCGTCCAGCGTCCAAGATGCACAAGACGCCCGAGCAGCGCCGCAAGCTGGACGACAAGAAACACCCGCCTTTCTGGAATCGCCTGGTGCTGGTGTTGTCGGCCATGGCCGTCAGCTTCGTACACGGTTCCAACGATGGCCAGAAGGGTATCGGCCTGATCATGCTGGTGTTGATCGGCATCGTCCCGCAGCAGTTCGTGCTGGACCTGAACGCCACCACCTACCAGATCGAACGCACCCGCGACGCGACCCAGCACCTGAGCCAGTTCTACCAGCGCAACCAGGCTACCCTGGGTGAATTCCTGGCGTTGGGCAAGGCTCAGCAAGGCGATCTGCCGGAGAAGTTCAGCTGCAATCCACAGCAGACCGAACCGACCATCGCAGCGCTGTTGAGCACCCTGGAAGGCGTATCCGACTACCACTCGCTGCCGGCCGAACGCCGTATCGAAGTGCGTCGCTACCTGCTCTGCCTGGATGACACGGCGAAGAAGGTCGGCAAGCTGCCGGCCCTGGAACCGCGCGAGAAATCCGACCTCGAGAAACTGCGCAAGGACCTCACCGCCACCACCGAATATTCGCCGTTCTGGGTGATCCTGGCCGTGGCCCTGGCCCTGGGCATCGGCACCATGGTCGGCTGGAAGCGCGTGGTCCTGACCATCGGCGAAAAAATCGGCAAGCAGGGCATGACCTATGCCCAAGGCATGTCGGCGCAAATCGTCACCGCCTGTGCGATCGGTGCGGCCAACGTCTTCAGCCTGCCCGTGTCGACCACCCATATCCTGTCCTCGGGCGTGGCCGGGACCATGGTGGCCAACAAGAGCGGCCTGCAAGGTGGCACGGTTCGTACCATCATGCTGGCCTGGGTGCTGACCCTGCCGGCGTCGATGGGTCTGGCGGCCGGTCTGTTCTGGTTGGCCAGCCAACTGGTGGGCTGA
- the sbcB gene encoding exodeoxyribonuclease I, with amino-acid sequence MTSSIFWYDYETTGINPRCDRPLQVAGIRTDADLNEIAAPVNLYCQPSDDILPHPAACMITGITPERLADRGLSEADFMTRVHAQLAMPGTCGAGYNTLRFDDEMTRYSLYRNFFDPYGREWQGGNSRWDLIDVVRAAYALRPDGIEWPQVGGRASMRLELLTAANGIDHGQAHDALSDVRATIALARLIRQRQPRLYDWLFQLRSKQRVQEHIQLLQPLVHVSGQFGAARRYAAVVMPLAWHPKNRNALIVYDLAHDPQPLIEQSIEILQERLYKRRQDLAEGEAPLALKLLHINRCPVIAPLSVLREEDWQRLNLDKPLYQARAMRLCDAQPQWHYKLPPLYQAQAFSESVDPEQQLYDKFIGDRDRLLCERIRTLDPEQVASAEWMFDDERLPELLFRYRARNFPHTLNPLETQRWLQFCQQRLSDPQFGAPITLQGFNAALAECLAKADPAQTQVLRHWQAYAQDLTARLGIASN; translated from the coding sequence GTGACTTCCAGCATTTTCTGGTACGACTACGAAACCACCGGTATCAACCCGCGCTGCGATCGGCCGCTGCAGGTGGCCGGGATCCGCACCGATGCGGACCTCAACGAGATCGCCGCGCCGGTCAATCTGTACTGCCAACCCAGCGACGACATTCTCCCGCACCCGGCAGCGTGCATGATCACCGGCATCACCCCGGAACGCCTGGCCGACCGCGGCTTGAGCGAAGCCGACTTCATGACTCGGGTCCATGCACAACTGGCCATGCCGGGCACCTGCGGCGCCGGCTACAACACCTTGCGCTTCGACGACGAGATGACCCGCTACAGCCTGTACCGCAATTTCTTCGACCCCTATGGCCGCGAGTGGCAGGGTGGCAACAGCCGCTGGGACCTGATCGATGTGGTGCGCGCCGCCTATGCGTTGCGTCCGGACGGTATCGAGTGGCCGCAGGTGGGCGGTCGGGCCAGCATGCGCCTGGAGTTGCTCACGGCAGCCAATGGCATCGATCATGGACAGGCCCATGACGCCCTGTCCGACGTTCGTGCCACCATCGCCCTTGCGCGGCTCATCCGACAGCGCCAACCGAGGCTCTATGACTGGCTGTTCCAACTGCGCAGCAAACAACGGGTGCAGGAACACATCCAGCTGTTGCAGCCACTGGTACATGTTTCCGGACAATTCGGCGCAGCGCGACGCTATGCCGCAGTAGTAATGCCATTGGCCTGGCATCCGAAGAATCGCAATGCATTGATTGTCTATGACCTGGCCCATGACCCGCAGCCGTTGATCGAACAAAGTATCGAAATATTGCAAGAGCGCCTGTACAAGCGTCGGCAGGACTTGGCGGAAGGCGAAGCACCATTGGCTTTGAAACTTTTGCACATCAATCGATGCCCGGTCATTGCGCCGCTCAGCGTATTGCGCGAAGAAGATTGGCAGCGTCTGAATCTCGACAAACCGCTCTATCAAGCCCGTGCAATGCGCTTGTGCGACGCTCAGCCGCAATGGCATTACAAGCTGCCGCCTTTGTATCAAGCGCAAGCGTTTTCCGAGAGCGTCGATCCAGAGCAACAGTTGTACGACAAATTCATTGGCGACCGCGATCGATTACTGTGTGAACGAATTCGTACATTGGATCCAGAACAGGTGGCCAGCGCCGAGTGGATGTTCGATGACGAACGATTGCCGGAATTATTGTTTCGTTACAGGGCGCGCAACTTTCCACACACCTTGAATCCTCTTGAAACACAGCGCTGGTTGCAATTCTGTCAGCAACGTTTAAGCGACCCGCAATTCGGCGCGCCCATCACCTTGCAAGGTTTCAATGCCGCGCTGGCCGAGTGCCTGGCCAAGGCCGATCCGGCCCAGACACAGGTGCTGCGTCACTGGCAGGCCTACGCGCAAGACCTGACGGCGCGCTTGGGCATCGCGTCGAATTGA
- a CDS encoding helicase HerA-like domain-containing protein, whose translation MTDARHVLFGADSNGEPVGLDLRLANRHGLIAGATGTGKTVTLQRLAEAFSEAGVAVFAADIKGDLCGLGASGNPQGKIAERIAQMPWLGYQPQACPVTLWDIQGQSGHPLRTTLSEMGPLLLGSLLELTDSQQSALYAAFKVADREGLLLLDLKDLKALLNHLRDNPELLGDDSALMTTGSSQALLRRLASLEQQGAEALFGEPALRLEDILHPDADGRGRIHLLDARRLVHEAPKVYATFLLWLLAELFEQLPERGDADQPLLALFFDEAHLLFNGTPKALQDRLEQVVRLIRSKGVGVYFVTQSPSDLPDAVLAQLGLRIQHGLRAFTAREQKALKAVAEGFRPNPEFDTLAVLTELGTGEALVGTLQEKGTPAMVRRVAIAPPQSRIGPLTDAERAATVRSSSLAGRYDKPVDRESAYEMLTARKLPPTADPVQPSEPSLADKAGEFLSGAAGQALKSAMRQAANQFGRQLVRGLMGSLLGGSKRK comes from the coding sequence ATGACGGATGCCAGACACGTGTTGTTCGGTGCCGATTCCAACGGTGAGCCCGTAGGCCTGGACCTGCGCCTGGCTAACCGCCATGGCTTGATCGCCGGCGCTACCGGCACCGGCAAGACAGTGACCCTGCAACGCCTGGCAGAGGCGTTCAGCGAGGCCGGGGTGGCGGTCTTCGCTGCCGACATCAAGGGCGACCTGTGCGGCCTGGGCGCCAGTGGCAATCCGCAGGGCAAGATCGCCGAGCGGATCGCCCAGATGCCGTGGCTGGGTTATCAGCCCCAGGCCTGCCCGGTCACGCTGTGGGACATTCAGGGGCAGTCCGGTCATCCACTGCGCACCACCCTCAGCGAGATGGGACCACTGCTGCTGGGCAGCCTGCTGGAGCTGACCGACAGCCAGCAGTCCGCGCTGTACGCAGCGTTCAAGGTGGCCGATCGCGAAGGCCTGCTGCTGCTCGATCTGAAGGACCTCAAGGCCTTGCTCAACCACCTTCGGGACAACCCCGAGCTATTGGGCGACGACAGCGCGCTGATGACCACCGGCTCGAGCCAGGCACTGCTCCGCCGCCTCGCCAGCCTGGAGCAGCAGGGCGCCGAGGCGCTGTTCGGCGAGCCTGCGTTGCGCCTGGAAGATATTCTGCACCCGGACGCCGATGGCCGTGGTCGCATCCATTTGCTCGACGCCCGCCGCCTGGTGCACGAGGCGCCAAAAGTCTATGCCACGTTCCTGCTGTGGCTACTGGCCGAACTGTTCGAACAACTGCCCGAGCGCGGCGACGCCGACCAGCCGCTGCTGGCGCTGTTTTTCGACGAGGCGCACCTGTTGTTCAACGGTACGCCCAAGGCCTTGCAGGATCGCCTCGAACAAGTGGTACGCCTGATCCGTTCCAAGGGCGTGGGCGTGTACTTCGTCACCCAATCGCCCAGCGATCTGCCCGATGCGGTACTGGCGCAGTTGGGCCTGCGCATCCAGCACGGCCTGCGTGCGTTCACCGCCCGTGAGCAGAAAGCCCTGAAGGCGGTCGCCGAGGGTTTTCGGCCAAACCCCGAGTTCGACACCCTGGCGGTACTGACCGAACTGGGCACCGGCGAGGCCCTGGTCGGGACGCTGCAGGAAAAAGGCACGCCAGCGATGGTCCGGCGAGTTGCTATCGCGCCTCCCCAGTCGCGTATCGGCCCGCTGACGGATGCCGAGCGCGCCGCTACAGTGCGCAGTTCCTCACTGGCCGGCCGCTACGACAAGCCGGTCGACCGCGAATCCGCCTATGAAATGCTGACCGCGCGCAAACTGCCGCCCACAGCAGATCCTGTACAGCCATCCGAGCCGAGCCTGGCCGACAAGGCCGGCGAGTTTCTCAGTGGGGCAGCAGGGCAGGCGTTGAAGTCGGCGATGCGCCAGGCTGCCAACCAGTTCGGTCGCCAGTTGGTGCGTGGTTTGATGGGCTCTCTGCTGGGCGGTAGCAAACGCAAGTAG
- a CDS encoding lysylphosphatidylglycerol synthase transmembrane domain-containing protein — MSRMVWLVLIIAVAVLIPVIMGGTEMLQRLRGFSLLLLLGMFGMICVGWVVNAMRLRLLLAEQAARIGRVKTVAVVMAAEFAYCATPGGSGAPLTLLALLGRQGIGAAKTSAVFAMDQLNDLMFFFFALLCILVYALFHNLSQALESMLLASGILMAGALIACAILARYHRPVIKLNGRFLQLLRIKPATRRRLARKLLHFLDAFADNFRLPRRVLAQVFALTCVHWTLRYSVLYFTLQGLGSEVDWAWSFLIQMLALSAGQFSLLPGGAGAAELASAALLAPMVGKSTAAAAILIWRLVTYYFYLIAGGPVFVALLGKPLLNKLLRGRQA; from the coding sequence ATGAGCCGAATGGTGTGGCTGGTCCTGATCATCGCCGTGGCCGTATTGATTCCAGTGATCATGGGCGGCACCGAAATGCTCCAGCGCTTGCGCGGCTTCTCGTTGCTCTTGTTGCTGGGCATGTTCGGCATGATCTGCGTCGGCTGGGTGGTGAACGCCATGCGCCTGCGCCTGCTGCTGGCCGAGCAGGCGGCGCGCATCGGTCGGGTGAAGACCGTTGCGGTGGTCATGGCCGCCGAGTTCGCCTATTGCGCCACCCCGGGCGGCAGCGGTGCACCGCTGACACTGCTGGCGCTGCTGGGTCGCCAGGGCATCGGCGCGGCCAAGACCAGTGCGGTGTTCGCCATGGATCAACTCAACGACTTGATGTTCTTCTTTTTCGCCCTGCTGTGCATTCTGGTCTACGCGCTGTTTCACAACCTCAGCCAGGCACTGGAAAGCATGCTGCTGGCCAGCGGCATCCTGATGGCCGGGGCTTTGATTGCCTGTGCGATCCTGGCGCGCTATCACCGCCCGGTGATCAAGCTCAACGGCCGGTTCCTGCAACTGCTGCGCATCAAACCGGCCACGCGGCGGCGCCTGGCACGCAAGCTGCTGCACTTCCTGGACGCCTTCGCCGACAATTTCCGCCTGCCCCGCCGCGTGCTTGCCCAGGTGTTCGCCCTGACCTGCGTGCACTGGACGCTGCGCTACAGTGTGCTGTATTTCACTTTGCAAGGGCTGGGCAGCGAGGTGGACTGGGCGTGGAGTTTCCTGATCCAGATGCTGGCCCTGAGCGCGGGCCAGTTCAGCCTGCTGCCCGGGGGTGCAGGCGCGGCCGAGCTGGCGTCGGCCGCCTTGCTGGCGCCCATGGTAGGCAAGTCGACTGCTGCCGCCGCCATCCTGATCTGGCGGCTGGTCACCTACTATTTCTACCTGATCGCCGGTGGCCCGGTGTTCGTTGCGCTGCTGGGCAAGCCCTTGCTCAACAAGCTGCTGCGGGGTCGTCAGGCTTGA
- the mvaT gene encoding histone-like nucleoid-structuring protein MvaT: MSLINEYRATEEAIKELQARLKNLSQDDKLQTELEFEGKLRTLMGEYQKSLRDIIALLDPEAKLNKAPRPATGKVAGTKRARKVKQYKNPHNGEVIETKGGNHKTLKEWKAKWGGDVVETWATFLG, encoded by the coding sequence ATGTCCCTGATCAACGAATATCGCGCTACAGAAGAAGCCATCAAAGAGCTGCAAGCTCGCTTGAAAAACCTGTCGCAAGACGACAAATTGCAAACCGAACTGGAATTCGAAGGCAAACTGCGCACCCTGATGGGCGAATACCAGAAATCGCTGCGCGACATCATTGCGCTGCTGGATCCGGAAGCCAAGTTGAACAAGGCACCGCGCCCTGCCACTGGCAAAGTTGCCGGCACCAAGCGCGCGCGCAAGGTCAAACAATACAAGAACCCGCACAACGGCGAAGTCATCGAAACCAAAGGTGGCAACCACAAGACCCTGAAAGAATGGAAAGCCAAGTGGGGCGGCGATGTGGTCGAGACCTGGGCCACTTTCCTGGGCTGA
- the purU gene encoding formyltetrahydrofolate deformylase yields MRTFRLVTACPDRVGIVAKVSHFLASHNGWISESNHHSDDQNGWFFMRHEIRADTLPFDIDAFREAFTPIAEEFAMEWRVTDTAQKKRVVLMASRESHCLADLLHRWHSNELDCDIACVVSNHDDLRSMVEWHGIPYYHVPVDPADKLPAFAEVSRLVDQHQADVVVLARYMQILPPQLCQAYAGKIINIHHSFLPSFVGAKPYHQASLRGVKLIGATCHYVTEELDAGPIIEQDVVRVSHSDSIDDMVRFGRDVEKMVLARGLRYHLEDRVMVHGNKTVVFS; encoded by the coding sequence ATGCGCACTTTTCGGCTGGTGACCGCTTGCCCGGACCGCGTTGGCATCGTTGCCAAAGTCAGCCATTTCCTGGCGTCCCACAATGGCTGGATCAGCGAATCGAACCACCACTCCGATGACCAGAACGGTTGGTTCTTCATGCGCCACGAAATTCGTGCCGACACCCTGCCGTTCGACATCGATGCCTTCCGCGAGGCCTTCACGCCCATCGCCGAAGAGTTCGCCATGGAATGGCGGGTCACCGACACCGCGCAGAAGAAGCGCGTGGTGCTCATGGCCAGCCGCGAATCCCATTGCCTGGCCGACCTGCTGCACCGCTGGCACAGCAACGAGCTGGACTGCGACATCGCCTGCGTGGTGTCCAACCACGATGACCTGCGCAGCATGGTCGAATGGCATGGCATTCCCTACTACCACGTGCCGGTCGACCCTGCGGACAAGCTGCCGGCGTTCGCCGAAGTCTCGCGTCTGGTCGATCAACACCAGGCCGACGTCGTGGTACTGGCGCGCTACATGCAGATCCTGCCGCCCCAGTTGTGCCAGGCCTATGCCGGCAAGATCATCAACATCCACCACAGCTTCCTGCCGTCCTTCGTCGGCGCCAAGCCTTACCACCAGGCCTCGTTGCGCGGCGTGAAGCTGATCGGCGCCACCTGCCACTACGTGACGGAAGAGCTCGACGCCGGCCCGATCATCGAGCAGGACGTGGTGCGCGTCAGCCACAGCGACAGCATCGACGACATGGTGCGCTTCGGCCGTGACGTCGAGAAGATGGTCCTCGCCCGTGGCCTGCGCTATCACCTGGAAGACCGAGTGATGGTGCATGGCAACAAGACCGTCGTGTTCAGCTAA
- the pcaR gene encoding pca regulon transcriptional regulator PcaR, with the protein MSEYTPPAGSPAASSAQPGSHQPGSKTPQRATFSSLAPPIVASPAKRIQAFTGDPDFMTSLARGLAVVQAFQERKRHLTIAQISHRTEIPRAAVRRCLHTLIKLGYATTDGRTYSLLPKVLTLGHAYLSSTPLAVSAQPYLDRMSEQLHEACNMATLEGDDILYIARSATTQRLISVDLSVGGRLPAYCTSMGRILLAALDDASLHEYLQHTDLAPKTSRTLTSKVTLLECLERVREQGWCIVDQELEQGLRSIAVPVYDASGQVLAALNVSTHAGRVTRAELEQRFLPIMLAASRDLSAQLFA; encoded by the coding sequence ATGAGCGAATACACTCCACCGGCAGGCTCGCCAGCGGCAAGTTCTGCACAGCCAGGCTCTCATCAGCCAGGCTCGAAAACGCCGCAGCGCGCTACGTTCAGCTCCCTGGCGCCCCCCATCGTCGCCTCGCCTGCCAAGCGCATCCAGGCCTTCACCGGCGATCCCGATTTCATGACCTCGCTGGCCCGCGGGCTGGCGGTGGTGCAGGCGTTCCAGGAGCGCAAGCGGCACCTGACCATCGCACAGATCAGCCACCGTACGGAAATTCCGCGGGCTGCCGTGCGGCGCTGCCTGCATACCCTCATCAAACTGGGCTATGCCACGACCGATGGCCGCACCTATTCGTTGCTGCCCAAGGTCCTGACCCTGGGCCACGCTTACCTGTCCTCGACGCCGCTGGCCGTGTCGGCGCAGCCGTACCTGGACCGCATGAGCGAGCAATTGCACGAAGCCTGCAACATGGCCACGCTGGAAGGCGACGACATCCTCTACATTGCGCGCTCGGCCACGACCCAGCGACTGATTTCGGTGGACCTGTCGGTAGGCGGGCGGCTGCCGGCGTATTGCACGTCCATGGGCCGGATATTACTGGCCGCGCTCGATGACGCCTCGCTGCATGAGTACCTGCAACACACCGACCTTGCGCCCAAGACCAGCCGGACCCTGACCAGCAAAGTCACGTTGCTGGAGTGCCTGGAACGTGTGCGGGAGCAGGGCTGGTGCATCGTCGATCAGGAGTTGGAACAAGGTCTGCGCTCCATCGCCGTGCCGGTGTACGACGCCTCAGGGCAGGTACTGGCTGCGCTCAATGTCAGCACCCATGCCGGGCGCGTCACCCGAGCGGAACTGGAGCAACGCTTCCTGCCGATTATGCTCGCCGCGAGCCGCGACCTGAGCGCCCAGCTGTTTGCCTGA